A window of Polyodon spathula isolate WHYD16114869_AA chromosome 22, ASM1765450v1, whole genome shotgun sequence contains these coding sequences:
- the LOC121297080 gene encoding guanine nucleotide-binding protein subunit beta-like protein 1, which produces MALPPPDPLFVLRGTGAPVNTLCFCCRNQELDKPLLFSGSANGAIHVWNLRTRRTESVLEGHGGASVLWVQTLNSRDALISQGRDLRVSMWDLVRVLDLPSKTLVCTLKPDAKIGMPMCLKLWQPDSGSSPLLWAGYEDGSVSLWNLSERSLLSHLTCHAEPVMSLDFDAGKLRGVSGSSEKALNSWTLDGQQSLKLQDSVELVNPGISHLCIQEDRRILATAGWDHRIRLFGWKKLKPLAVLQYHTDIVQCVAFSDHDLPSKRLMAAGSKDQRISFWSVYNQI; this is translated from the exons ATGGCGTTGCCCCCTCCTGATCCTCTGTTTGTTCTCCGCGGGACCGGCGCGCCGGTGAACACGCTGTGTTTCTGCTGTCGGAACCAGGAGCTGGACAAGCCCCTCCTCTTCTCCGG CTCTGCCAATGGAGCAATTCATGTTTGGAATCTGAGGACAAGGAGGACAGAGAGTGTGCTGGAAGGACATGGAGGGGCGTCAGTCTTGTGGGTCCAGACTCTCAACAGCAGAGATGCCCTGATCAG CCAGGGTCGTGACTTGCGAGTGTCCATGTGGGACCTG GTTCGAGTTTTGGATCTTCCCAGTAAGACACTGGTCTGCACTTTGAAGCCAGATGCTAAGATAGGCATGCCTATGTGTCTTAAACTATGGCAG CCGGACTCGGGATCCAGCCCCTTGCTGTGGGCAGGCTATGAGGATGGATCGGTCTCCCTCTGGAACCTGTCAGAACGAAGTCTGCTGAGCCACCTCACTTGCCACGCTGAGCCCGTCATGAGCCTTGACTTTGACGCTGGGAAGTTAAGAGGTGTCTCGGGCTCCTCGGAGAAGGCCCTCAACTCCTGGACGCTTGACGGACAGCAGAGCCTCAAG CTGCAGGATTCAGTAGAGCTGGTGAATCCGGGGATTTCACACCTCTGTATCCAAGAGGACAGAAGGATCCTGGCGACAGCAGGTTGGGATCACCGCATCCGTTTGTTTGGGTGGAAGAAACTGAAGCCCCTGGCCGTGCTGCAGTACCATACAGACATTGTGCAGTGTGTCGCGTTTTCAGATCACGACTTGCCCAGCAAGAGACTCATGGCTGCAGGATCCAAAGACCAGCGCATAAGCTTTTGGTCTGTATATAACCAGATTTGA